The following proteins come from a genomic window of Triticum aestivum cultivar Chinese Spring chromosome 6A, IWGSC CS RefSeq v2.1, whole genome shotgun sequence:
- the LOC123129309 gene encoding LRR receptor-like serine/threonine-protein kinase GSO1 has protein sequence MRRRGANAQLAGTAALFLLVAAIPATTAAVLPSEGDALLAWKASLVEAAALSNWTRDVPVCNWVGVSCDAIGRVFELRLEGVDLSGGLDTLDTTAFPALAVLNLWGNNLRGAIPSSISLLRSLVSLNLSSNCFNSSIPAQLGDMPGLQSLSLRNNRLVGDIPHHLCTLLLVSVLDLSNNRLTGNLSDCWCNLKALQHIDLSNNRLAGNLPDCWCNLKALQHIDLSNNRLAGNLPDCWCNLKALQHIDLSNNRLAGNLPDCWCNLKALQHIDLSNNRLAGNLPDCWCNLKALQHIDLSNNRLTGNLPDFWCMLQVLRYINLSNNRLTGGLPGCWCGLHALWFMNLSENLLIGKLSDCWWNLQALEYMNLSNNSFSGEIPAIMAGHNCSLTFLNLAKNAFGGTFPHLEGCNSLAILDLSSNSLNSTIPPQLGDINSLTGLRLYNNNLVGTIPSQLCGLLSVRVLDLSSNQLMGDLPACWCNFQVLRFMDLSKNMLTGKLPDCWWNALEFMDLSSNSFLGEIHAGKSSHNCSLKSLYLAKNGFSGVFPQVLWGCKLLVTLDIGSNRFFGALPPWIVIQVPSLQILSLRSNNFTGEIPLELSRLPQLQLLDMANNSFTGAIPVAFGNLTSMRDPENTSTPRRLDGTKYQDRININWKGQELTFQRNLRLLTGIDLSRNFLSQCIPKELTKLKGLRFLNLSRNHLSCNIPEDIGSLIFLECLDVSSNELTGNIPLSISSLTALSTFNISNNLLSGKIPVGSQMQTLTDPSIYSNNSGLCGFPLEIPCANTSLAPDERNDEEVDHWMYYFVIAGIVFGFWLWFGVLFTIKTWRCGFLLFVDGMQWKLPDCWWNLQDLQFMDLSNNSFSGKIPAVVANQNCPLSSLYLAGNGFVSGFPPVLEGCNSLSTLDMGNNMFYGSIPIWIGSHFPLLRILRLKSNNFTGVITAIATSIA, from the exons ATGAGGAGACGAGGCGCCAACGCTCAGCTCGCCGGCACCGCCGCGCTCTTCCTGCTGGTAGCAGCCATCCCGGCGACGACGGCTGCCGTGTTGCCATCGGAGGGCGATGCCCTTTTGGCATGGAAGGCCAGCCTCGTTGAGGCAGCCGCGCTCTCCAACTGGACCAGGGACGTGCCGGTCTGTAACTGGGTCGGCGTGTCCTGCGACGCCATTGGACGCGTCTTCGAGCTAAGGCTCGAGGGAGTCGATCTCTCGGGCGGACTCGATACGCTCGACACCACGGCGTTCCCGGCGCTCGCCGTTCTGAACCTCTGGGGGAACAACCTCCGCGGGGCCATTCCGTCCAGCATCTCGCTGCTGCGCTCCCTCGTATCACTCAATCTCAGCAGCAACTGTTTCAACAGCTCCATTCCAGCGCAGCTCGGTGACATGCCCGGCCTCCAGTCTCTTAGCCTCCGCAACAACAGACTCGTCGGCGACATCCCGCACCACCTCTGCACGCTCCTTCTTGTCAGCGTACTCGACCTGTCAAACAACCGGCTCACCGGGAACCTCTCGGACTGCTGGTGCAATCTCAAGGCTCTGCAGCACATCGACCTGTCAAACAACCGTCTCGCCGGGAACCTCCCGGACTGCTGGTGCAATCTCAAGGCTCTGCAGCACATCGACCTGTCAAACAACCGTCTCGCCGGGAACCTCCCGGACTGCTGGTGCAATCTCAAGGCTCTGCAGCACATCGACCTGTCAAACAACCGGCTCGCCGGGAACCTCCCGGACTGCTGGTGCAATCTCAAGGCTCTGCAGCACATCGACCTGTCAAACAACCGGCTCGCCGGGAACCTCCCGGACTGCTGGTGCAATCTCAAGGCTCTGCAGCACATCGACCTGTCAAACAACCGT CTCACAGGGAACCTCCCAGACTTCTGGTGCATGCTCCAGGTTCTGCGGTACATCAACCTGTCAAACAACCGGCTCACTGGGGGCCTCCCAGGATGTTGGTGCGGCCTTCATGCTCTATGGTTCATGAACCTGTCCGAAAACTTGCTCATTGGGAAGCTCTCGGACTGCTGGTGGAATTTGCAAGCTCTGGAGTACATGAACCTGTCCAACAATTCCTTCTCAGGTGAAATCCCAGCTATTATGGCAGGCCACAATTGTTCTCTCACTTTCCTAAATCTTGCCAAAAATGCCTTTGGTGGAACCTTCCCACACCTAGAGGGTTGCAACTCATTAGCAATCCTCGACCTCAGTAGCAATAGTTTAAACAGCACTATCCCGCCACAGCTCGGTGACATCAATAGCCTCACCGGCCTCCGACTCTACAATAACAACCTTGTCGGCACCATTCCGTCACAGCTCTGCGGGCTCCTCTCCGTCAGGGTACTCGATCTATCAAGTAACCAGCTCATGGGCGATCTCCCAGCCTGCTGGTGCAACTTCCAAGTTCTGCGGTTCATGGACCTATCCAAAAACATGCTCACTGGGAAGCTCCCGGACTGCTGGTGGAATGCTCTAGAGTTCATGGACCTGTCCAGCAACTCCTTCTTAGGTGAAATCCATGCGGGTAAATCAAGCCACAACTGCTCTCTCAAGTCACTGTATCTTGCCAAAAATGGCTTCAGCGGTGTCTTCCCACAGGTCCTATGGGGTTGCAAGTTGCTAGTCACCCTAGACATCGGGAGCAATAGGTTCTTTGGTGCTCTCCCTCCATGGATTGTGATTCAAGTTCCATCATTGCAAATCCTTAGCCTCCGATCAAATAACTTCACCGGAGAAATTCCTTTGGAGCTATCACGGCTTCCACAACTCCAGTTGCTCGACATGGCAAACAATAGCTTTACTGGAGCAATTCCGGTAGCCTTCGGAAACTTGACCTCGATGAGGGATCCAGAAAATACGTCGACTCCGAGACGGCTCGACGGAACGAAATACCAGGATAGGATCAACATAAACTGGAAGGGGCAAGAGCTAACTTTCCAAAGAAACCTCCGTTTACTAACTGGTATAGATTTGTCGCGCAATTTCTTATCCCAGTGCATCCCTAAGGAGCTAACCAAACTTAAGGGCCTCCGGTTTCTGAACCTATCAAGAAACCATCTATCATGCAACATTCCAGAAGACATTGGTAGTTTGATTTTTCTCGAGTGCCTCGATGTGTCATCTAATGAACTTACAGGAAACATTCCTCTGAGCATCTCAAGCTTAACGGCGCTTAGCACATTCAATATCTCGAACAATCTTTTGTCAGGCAAGATACCTGTTGGGAGTCAGATGCAGACCTTGACCGACCCATCGATTTACTCCAACAATTCAGGGCTCTGTGGATTTCCTCTAGAAATTCCGTGTGCAAATACTTCGCTTGCACCGGATGAAAGAAATGATGAAGAAGTGGACCATTGGATGTACTACTTTGTGATTGCTGGGATTGTGTTTGGTTTCTGGTTGTGGTTTGGGGTGCTCTTTACAATCAAGACCTGGAGATGTGGTTTTCTCTTGTTTGTTGATGGCATGCAAT GGAAGCTCCCAGACTGCTGGTGGAACCTGCAGGACCTGCAGTTCATGGATCTGTCGAACAACTCCTTCTCAGGTAAAATCCCTGCAGTTGTGGCAAATCAAAACTGCCCTCTTAGTTCGCTTTACCTCGCCGGAAATGGCTTCGTCAGTGGCTTCCCACCGGTCCTAGAGGGCTGCAATTCGTTGTCCACCTTGGACATGGGGAACAACATGTTCTATGGTTCTATCCCTATATGGATCGGGAGTCACTTCCCATTGCTGAGAATTCTTAGGCTCAAATCAAACAATTTCACCGGAGTTATCACAGCTATTGCAACTTCAATTGCTTGA
- the LOC123129310 gene encoding receptor-like protein 46: MTRPGALAHLAAAAAVFLLATTTIPAATIGTVVHSEADALLAWKASLIEAAALSNWTRDTPVCDWDRVYCEKQDITSLWLQGLGLSGGLGMLDTVAFPALITLDLNDNNLSGTIPASISRLSSLESLDLSNNTLSGSIPHQLCGLVSVSLLVLSNNQLSGELPNCWCNLQSLRVMDLSSNSLVGNVPHQLCRLLLIGNLDLSNNLLTGELPDCWCNLHSLAFMDLSNNRLTGKLPNCWWNLKDLQFMDLSNNSFSGKIPVAVATHHCSLRSLYLAGNGFVGAFPPVLEGCKSLTTLEMGNNMFNGSIPPQFGDMPNLTFIDLYENNLVGEIPRQLCNLLSSLRYMRLSDNRLTGELPDCWWNLQALESMLLSNNSFSGEIPTAKASHNCSLISLYLAGNAFSGALPLLERCDSLAILDLSSNMFNNTIPPQLSGMRSLTDLRLYNNNLVGNIPHQLCRHLSIQILDLSNNRLTGDLPDCWCNFQALMFMDLSNNRLNGKLPDCWWNLETLIFMDLFNNSFSSKIPAAVASHNFSLRSLYLAGNGFIGAFPPVLEGCNSLDTLDMGNNKFFGVVPPWIGTHIPLLRILSLKSNNFTGEIPLELSRLSELQLLDISNNSLTGSIPLAFGSLTSMKHPQNLSTTELPNEWKYYDRIDIIWKGHEQKFGKAIQLLTGIDLSGNLLSRCIPEELANLQGIQFLNLSTNHLSCSIPENIGSLTFLESLDLSSNGLTGAIPSSISSVPWLTTLNVSNNLLSGKIPTRNQLRTLTDPSIYSNNSGLCGFPLNISCTNTSLAPDERNGGEEDHWMYYCVIAGIVSGLWLWFGMLFTVKSWRRGFLSFVDGMQCRIMKKL; this comes from the exons ATGACAAGACCAGGCGCCCTCGCTCACCTCGCCGCTGCTGCCGCTGTATTCCTACTGGCGACCACCACCATCCCGGCGGCCACTATTGGCACCGTGGTGCATTCGGAGGCCGATGCACTGCTGGCATGGAAGGCCAGCCTCATCGAGGCAGCTGCGCTCTCCAACTGGACCCGGGACACGCCGGTTTGTGATTGGGATCGGGTGTACTGCGAGAAACAAGACATCACGAGTCTATGGCTCCAGGGACTCGGTCTCTCGGGCGGGCTCGGTATGCTCGATACCGTGGCCTTCCCGGCGCTCATAACTCTGGACCTCAACGACAATAACCTCAGCGGCACCATCCCGGCAAGCATCTCGAGGTTGAGCTCCCTCGAATCACTCGACCTCAGCAACAACACATTAAGCGGCTCCATTCCACACCAGCTCTGCGGTCTAGTCTCCGTCAGTTTGCTGGTCCTGAGCAACAACCAACTCAGTGGAGAGCTCCCGAACTGTTGGTGCAACCTCCAGTCTCTGCGAGTCATGGACCTTTCAAGCAACAGCCTCGTTGGTAACGTCCCACACCAGCTCTGCAGGCTCCTCCTCATTGGCAATCTAGATTTGTCCAACAATCTGCTCACCGGGGAGCTCCCGGACTGCTGGTGTAACCTCCACTCTCTGGCGTTCATGGACCTGTCGAACAACCGGCTCACGGGGAAGCTCCCGAACTGCTGGTGGAACCTCAAGGATCTGCAGTTCATGGATCTATCAAACAACTCCTTCTCAGGTAAAATTCCCGTGGCTGTGGCAACCCACCACTGCTCTCTTAGGTCACTTTATCTCGCCGGAAATGGCTTTGTTGGTGCTTTCCCGCCAGTCCTAGAGGGTTGCAAGTCGCTGACCACTCTGGAAATGGGGAACAACAT GTTCAACGGCTCCATCCCGCCGCAGTTTGGTGACATGCCCAACCTCACCTTCATCGATCTCTATGAGAACAACCTCGTTGGTGAGATCCCGCGCCAGCTTTGCAATCTTCTCTCC TCTTTGCGGTACATGCGCCTGTCGGACAATCGGCTCACCGGGGAGCTCCCGGACTGCTGGTGGAACCTCCAGGCTCTGGAGTCCATGTTACTGTCCAACAACTCCTTCTCAGGTGAAATCCCGAcggctaaggcaagccacaactgCTCTCTCATATCACTATATCTTGCCGGGAATGCCTTTTCCGGAGCCCTCCCACTCCTAGAGCGCTGCGACTCGCTCGCTATCCTCGACCTCAGCAGCAATATGTTTAACAACACCATTCCGCCGCAGCTCAGTGGCATGCGCAGCCTCACCGACCTCCGGCTCTACAATAACAACCTCGTCGGGAACATCCCGCACCAGCTCTGCAGGCACCTCTCCATCCAGATACTAGACCTGTCAAACAACCGGCTCACTGGGGATCTCCCGGACTGCTGGTGCAACTTTCAGGCTCTGATGTTCATGGACCTATCAAACAACCGTCTCAACGGTAAGCTCCCGGACTGCTGGTGGAACCTGGAGACTCTGATTTTCATGGATCTATTCAACAACTCCTTCTCAAGTAAAATTCCCGCAGCTGTGGCAAGCCACAACTTCTCTCTTAGGTCTCTTTACCTTGCCGGAAATGGCTTCATTGGTGCCTTCCCGCCTGTTCTAGAGGGTTGCAACTCGCTGGACACCTTGGACATGGGGAATAACAAGTTCTTTGGTGTTGTCCCTCCATGGATCGGGACTCACATCCCATTGTTGAGAATCCTTAGCCTCAAATCAAACAATTTCACTGGAGAAATTCCTCTAGAGTTATCACGCCTTTCAGAACTTCAGCTGCTGGACATTTCAAACAATAGCTTGACCGGCTCGATTCCGCTAGCCTTCGGCAGCTTGACCTCCATGAAGCATCCACAAAATCTATCGACTACGGAACTGCCCAACGAGTGGAAATACTATGATAGAATCGACATAATCTGGAAGGGCCATGAGCAGAAATTTGGAAAAGCGATCCAGTTATTAACCGGTATTGATTTGTCGGGCAATTTGTTGTCTCGGTGCATTCCTGAAGAGCTAGCCAACCTTCAGGGCATCCAATTTCTAAATCTGTCGACAAACCATCTATCATGTAGCATTCCTGAAAACATTGGTAGTTTGACTTTTCTCGAGTCCCTTGATCTATCATCTAATGGACTTACAGGAGCCATTCCGTCGAGCATCTCGAGCGTACCGTGGCTCACCACGTTGAATGTCTCGAACAATCTTTTATCGGGCAAGATACCCACCAGGAATCAGCTTCGGACCCTGACTGACCCATCAATTTACTCCAACAATTCTGGGCTCTGTGGATTTCCTCTAAACATTTCATGTACGAATACTTCGCTTGCACCAGATGAGAGAAATGGTGGAGAGGAGGACCACTGGATGTACTACTGTGTGATTGCCGGGATTGTGTCTGGTCTCTGGTTGTGGTTTGGGATGCTCTTTACAGTTAAGTCCTGGAGGCGTGGTTTTCTTTCCTTTGTTGATGGCATGCAATGTAGAATTATGAAAAAGTTGTGA